GGGAAAGTTTTTCTTTTGTTGGAGTCGTACAGAGAGAGTTGGTCAAATTTTCATAAAGAAGCTGAGGTTGTTTAGGTTCTAGATCCCAAAGATGTTCTATACAGGAGCAGGAGGGATATTTTTCTTTATGCTGTTTTATTAGAGCTTCTCTATCTATTACGTGTAGTAGCTGAGCTAAAGCTTCTATGACAATTGGATTTTCCAGTTGTGAGAACATACCTGAGTCAACATAGGAACTTGTTGGCAGCGAGAGAGAAGAGAGCCCTTGGAGAGAAAGATTTTCAATTTCTTTAAGATCTAGTTTTTCTAAGTGATAAATTTTCAATATGACATTTAGAACATAAGGAATCGTTTCTTTGGGGATGTTTCGGATTAAATATGCAAAAGAAGCCCCTAGTCCCCTCCCCATTTTAACTTCAGCAAGATTGTTGATAACTATCTTATAACGGTTGTCTTCAGAGTTCCTAGATAAAAGAAATAGAGGATGACTCAGAGGTCCCGAGCGTAATGTATTACAATAAAGCCCATTGCAGCTTTTAATAAAAAATACCAATTGAACAAGAGCTGGTAAGATCTCTTTTGCTGAAACCTCTTTCAGAGAGGTTGTTAGTATTATATTTTCTTGGGGGCTTGATTCCATATTTGTAAAAGCTAGAAGCCCCTCATTTTGTAATTTTGGAGAGGGGTAAGAGCTCTTAGATGAGTATTTTTCGGGGACTTTTAAAAATTTGACCCCAGGGATTTCTATCAAATCTAGCTTAAGAGAGTCGCATATTAGCAAAGCTTTATGGTGTTGGGAGACTATTTCTAAAGCTTTCGTTCGTCCTCGTTTAATAATTTCCTGGTTATTATTAACGGTGTTTCCAAGGGAAAGGAAAGTGTATTTTGGGAGAAGTTTGAGAGAGAACCAGCAGTTTTCTCGATGACTAGCTTGCGTTAAGGACGTGGAAATTCCCTTTTCATCTAAGGAATCTTTACAGATTTTTTCATCGCGCTCAAAATTTTTGACTAAAGTTTTTCTAAGAAAATCATGGGCTTCGAGTACAGATTCTTTTTCAGATTGGCTAAGAGGCTTGGGAAGCGTTGAAGAGCACTCATATAGGTCTTCGATAGAGGCAATAGGATTTTGAAGAGCTTCTGAAATGGCATATTTTTTCTCAAGGAAGGCTCTTAGCAGGAGTTTAGCAAGAAGCATGATTATTGGAATAACAATAGTTAGAAATAGGATAACTTTGAATCCAAACTCTTTTAGGGAGATGTTTTTATAGATTCTTGTGCAAGAGATTTGGTTTGTTTCGTCTATAAATATAAAGGCTTTCTCGCCACCCAGAAAGAAGAAGTTGTCAACAAATTCTACCATTCGTTCTAGAAGGGAAAAATTTGTTTGTTTATTGTTTAAAATGCTTGTTGACCATTGAAAGGTTAAAGGAAGGAATAAGCTGGATCTTTTGAGTAAGTACTGAGGGTGCTGCATCGCGGTTTAGTTTATGAAAATTTCGACAAAGATACCACATTGGAGATATACAAAAAAGGCCTTGGAGTGTCCAAGGCCTCAAGCATATCAGACAAAATAATACCAAGACCAAGCATTCAAGCACACAAGATCTTTTAGGATACTTGTCAGCACTAGCTGATTATTCTAAAGTTGTTATTGGTTTCCCGCTTCCCAACAATGTGGTTAACAGGTAATCCTGTGGGAAGGATTCTCCCCAGCTTGTTTTGACTGTCTCGCTTGACATTATTTCCCAAAGCTCGTTGAAGACTTCTGGATTCGGAAGGACTCCAGGCAAGGTTAAAAGCCCGAAAACATCCGCAGTAGCAGAGAACATGTAGGCAACGCTATACAAAGGGCTCTCTCCCCTGATGCGGACGACTACGGGAATTAAAGAATAAAGGGGAAACTTGCTTCTTATCACGCAGAATTGCTCTTTATTCATAAAATATAAAATAGCGTTGAAGAAGGTTTCTTCCAGACCATTTTTTACGGCTTCAGCGTTTATACCTGCGTATCGGCTAGAACCCGCGAGATCTTCTCCGTTCATTTGGAGGTTGTAGTTAAAAATCCTTCTAGCTCCTAAAACGTCTACGGCGTGTTTTTCTAGTATAACGGATTGAACAACGTCCTCTGTTATACTTGGATCCATGTGTCTGTCGTAGAGAACTATAGGAATAGATTCAAATTGGACAGGCAAAAGGTTACTGGATAATTGAGCCATGATAGTATCCCAGATCTCATCTGAAGAAGGGGAAGAACACTGAAGTTCATCACACTCTACCTTAAACGATGGAAGGATGGCTTTTACTTCTTCAGCGACTTGCTTTTCTGAAACGAAAGATTCAGAGCATCCGGAAAGAGCAAAAACCAGGCATCCCAGCACAGCACAAATGGACGCATTGAAAAGCTTCCTGTAGACGCGAGTCCTTGTTGAGTTAAGAGTCTTTTTCATGTTCATGCAAGTACCTAATGATTTTGTTGGACAGGCAAGCTAACATGTTTTTGATTTATTGAGAATAAAAGTTTTACTTTACATCCTCTTGGGTTCTGTAGTTAGGGTTTTTGTTTTACGTTGTTTTTTGTTAGTGCTGGGGGATTTTTTCAAAAAAGCCTCTTCATAAACTTTTGAGTGGGTATACGAATTTTTTAGATGAGGAATGAAACTAATCTTTATTGTACAATAGGGTTCTTTAAGGTGATGTCGTGAACGAAGGTATCTTTTTTATACAAATGACGTTTCTTTTAGTAGCAGGCCTGATTTTTGTCTATTTAGGCAGGTTGTGGGTGTCTGCTTGGGTGACTTTTTTGACCCTTATAGCAAACATCTTTGTTACAAAACAGGTGTCTTTATTTTCTTTGGATGTGACAGCTACTGATGTGTACATTATAGGGTTGTTAACGGTCATTAATTTGTTCAGAGAGTTTTACGGAGCGGAAGAAGCAAGGAAGGTATTACAAATTTCTTGGGTGCTGAGCATTGCTTATTTGATAGCTTCCAGGCTTCATGCTGCCATGGTTCCTTCTGTGCACGATCAGTCGCAGGAGCATTTTATTTTCCTTCTGTCCCCCGCGCTTCGTCTTACAATGGCTTCCTTGGGAGCCTTGGTGCTGTCGCAGATTACTGAAGAGAAAACCTTTTTATTTCTCAAGAAGCTTTTTCGAGGGAGATTTTTTAGTGCTAGATCAGCGCTTTCTATGATACTTTCCCAGGTTGTAGATACTGTTTTCTTTTGCTTTGTTGGACTATATGGGTTGGTGGCAAAGGTTGATGATGTCATTATCATGAGCTTGTCAGCGAAAAGCTTGGGGATAATTCTATCTATGCCTATTTTGTCGTTTATGAGGGGCATTCTCTCCTCCATCAAAGATAAGGTGCAAGAGCAAAGTCAGCGTGAAATTTCTTCGTAAACTCCCCTAGTTTTAAAGCTTAGGTTGATTATTGAATGCGAGGAATTCGTTTAGAATTTTTTCGTGTTTTTGGTACCCTCGATCCTTTTCATCAATAACAACTGTTTATGGCACTGCGTTTTATAGTAGATAAGAAGTCTAGGAAGTCTAGGGCTAGAGTTGGTCGTATAGAGACCGAACATGGAGTTATTCACACTCCTGCATTTGTGCCCGTGGGTACAAATGCGACTTTAAAGGGAGTAGTAGACCATTCTTTCATTGATTTAATGTTTTGTAATACTTATCACCTCATGATTCATCCTGGGATGGAGGTTATAGCGGCTTTTGGTGGACTTCACAAATTTATGAACCGTAATGCTCCTATTATTACAGATTCTGGAGGGTTTCAAGTTTTTAGTCTGGCCTACGGTTCCGTTGCCGAGGAGTTAAAAAGTCGAGGAAAAAGGAAGAATTCCTCAGGGATACTAAAGGTTACTGAGGACGGAGTTCTATTCAAATCTTATCGTGATGGAAGCCACATTTTTCTCTCCCCCGAAGTTTCTGTAGAATCTCAGAAAATTTTGGGAGCAGATATTATTATTCCCTTCGATGAGCTATTACCCTATCACGTCAGTGAGGAGCGTTTGATAGAATCGTGTCAGCGTACGTATCGATGGGAGAAGCGTTCTCTAGATTATCACTTGAAAAATCCTGGATATCAATCCATGTATGGAGTGATTCATGGAGGAATAGATCCTTCTAAGCGGTTAGAGGGCTGTCGTTTTGTTAGTGAAAATGCTTTTGACGGGTTTGCTATAGGCGGCAGTGTAGGAAAAAATAAGGAAGAATTATTCAATACCGTTGACTTTACCACCTCTAATTTACCTGAGGATAGGCCTGTGCATCTTTTGGGCATTGGTGATGAAGAGTCTATTTTGGGATTAGTTTCTTGCGGAATAGATTCTTTTGATAGTGCCTTCCCTACGAAGGTTGCTAGAAGAGGATTTCTTTTCTCTCATCAAGGGGTGGTGAAAATAGAGAAAGCTATTTATTCAAAAGATTTTTCACCTATAGAGGAGGGGTGCCCTTGTCGAGCATGTGCTAGTAGAATTTCTAGGGCGTATTTGCATCATCTTTTTAAAGCTAAGGAAGTTAATTACTGGATATGGGCTTCAGAACATAATCTTATGTACATGGCTAGGTTGATGGAAAAAATTCGGCAAGACATTCTTGAGGATCGCATTTAGTGTTTTATCTCCTTATTTTTAGCAGTCCATAGCAACCCTGCTATTGTGGCAAAAGCTAGAGCCGATGCCATGGGAATGGTTATAAAGCCAAAGACGAAAATCTTTGCTTCGCAAGAGACTCTTCCGCACAAGTCTAACTGCATTCCCGGAATTTCTTGTAGGCATACTTGGTAGACTGCAACACAAAACCCCAGAATAGGTAGCGGTAGAACATAGTCCTTTATTTCGGAAGAATCTTTGTAGGAAGCGATGCCTAGAATTATGCAAAGAGGGAATAAACAAATTCTTTGGTAATGACAGAGAAAGCAAGGTTCAATATTTCTAATATAGCTATAGTAAATGCTCCACAAGGTTCCAATGCACGCCAGAACCCACGCGGTGTAGAGAGCGTGGAAGCGAAATTGTTGTAGGAGCCTATTCAGAGGTAGAGAAAACTTACTCATAAATATCTTTGCCTTTTTCTAGCTTCTTTTTTAAGACTCGCACAACCCTACTGACTTCATCATAAGTAGGGTCTTCTATAAGCCTTCCTCCAATTATGGCTGTAGGTGTTGCTAGTTGACCGTTCATTAACCCAGTAGCATAGATGTTGTTTTGCTTTATAGTTTCTCTATGGATATTGGATGCTACGCACTGTCTTAATCCTTCAGAATTAATGGTCCTTCCAGAGTTTGTCGGTAAGTTTTCTGCTAAATTACCAAGAACTTCTGGTGTAGCCCACTCCTCTCCTTCTACTTTTCTGTACTTTAAAATTCTGTGAAAATATTCAACAAAAGCTTCTGGGTCAGGTTGCTTAGAGTTGTGATGAAAGATGCACATTAAAGATTGTGCAGCAGGCATTGATCCTTCAATGAAACAGACGGGGATGAGAGTGAAAGAAACTTCACCAGTGTCGATAAAGTCTTTCTTTATTTTTGGAAAAACTTCCGAAGAAAATTCTTCGCAAGCGTGACAAGAAGGTTCTTCAAACAAAGTAATATTGATAGGAGCAGCTAGGTTGCCAATAGTAGGGAATCTTCTGACATCTATCTTCACTCCAATTTTTGGAGGCAGCATGGAATGTTTGATTTTCATCATCACCCCGGCGGAGAGCAAAAAAACAGCTGCAGTTAAAAGAGTAAGAGTCTTTTTATTCAAGGGATCGTTTCTCTTGGATGAGGTTGAATTAATGACTAGATAGAATATTTTTACAAAAAAAACAATATCGATATTTCTTTGACTGCAACGTTATAAGTAATAATAAACTAAGTTTCTATAGAAAATTCTTTTCCTTTTATTCTATCCGCTTTATAGAGGAGACAAAATAATAGAGGAGGAAAATGACATGGATAAAGAAACTTTTTCGAATATTCATCGTCATTTTCGGTATTCTTTATTTAAGATTAATTGCTTATTTGTTTTCCTTGGTCTTTGGTGTTTAGCGTCTCCGTACACTCTAGGGTATGAATCAAAAACGGTCATTACGTCTGATCTATGCTGCGGTTGCGCGTTAATTTTTTTAGCCGCTTTGATGACTTTTTGGCGGCCCCTAATTTATTTAGGAGCGTTGATTGGAATTTGGATTTGTTGTGTAGCAACTTTTTTAACCAATAGTCCGGTCGTTTTTGCCAATGATACTTTGATAGGGTTCGCTATCCTTTTGGCTTCCGTAAGCTCCCCTTCTAGACCTAAGGAATTAGATGTGGGGCCTAGTATTCCTGAGGGGCTACAGTACAACCCTTCTACTTATGGAAGGAGATTAATTATACTGTTTTTGGTTGTTTTATCGTGGATACAGTCGAGACATTTAACAGCTTCTTGTCTAGGTTTTGCTTCGGGCGCGCTGTCTCTAGCTGGCTTGGGAAAATGCAGTCAGGAGTTGTTTTATATTCAAGGATTATTATCGATTTCTTTTGCAGTTTTTGGGGCATTTATTTTGTCTGGAAGAGAGAAACGCTGGCATACTAGACCTCTGTCTGTTTTGGCTTCAGGATTTATACTGCTGATTATTGCTGTATTGACACTTCTTCCTGTGGCTTTGGGTGGAAAAACCTCGTGGGCTTGTCCCCTCTGCACAGTAATGATATTGAAGCAGGCATTGTTGATAGCATTTTCTTTCGATGAGATTAAGGCTACGTGTATTTATTTGGCTAAAATTCCTTCTAATAAGCAAGGTGGGATGTTCAGAGTATTGTTTAGGGGCTCGGAATTCTACAATAAAACTCTTATTTGGGAAGAAAGATCCTTAGTTTCTGCCTCTAAATTATTAAGAGAGTCTTTCAAAGGGCTCTCCCTTCCCCTAAATTTGATCGCTGTAATTTTGATCGCTTTTGCCTTGGCTGAAACGAGTCAAATTTTAGGGATTTCTGATCAGATGGAAAATTTTTTAAAGATTTGTAGTCGGTTTGTCATTACCTTTTCTATTTTGGCTTTTTCAGAAAGTTTGCGTGCTTTGCGTCTGATGAATTTAGCTTTTGGTTTTGGTGTTGCTATCACTCCGCTTCTTTTTAGGCTTCCCTACGGACAGGCGGGGTTCTCCATCATACTTTTGTCTGGATTAACTATAATGGCTTTGTCGCTGAGAAAGGGTCGGTTTGATTCTGAAACAAGATCTTAGTCGGATGATTTAGGGGTTTACTCTCTTTTGGAGTCAAAATGTTCCATAATGTCCTTTATTTGGTCGGCGATTTTTTTATCTAGAGGGGCGCTATTTTCTTTTGTGAAATTGGTGTGTATGTGTCTTAAAAGAGAAAGTTGGTAAGAACGGTTTTTATTTCCAGTGAGGATGTTTTTATAAATAAAGTCACTGATCTCCTCGCAAGGCAAGGTTTCGGGGCGCTTTTGAGAGAAATGTTTGCGAATTAGCGTAGTATCAGAAGCCACTATTTCAGAAAGATTCCTGGAAATTACATGTTGTTTTTTCTTAGCTATCCAAACGAGAAGTAAAGAAAAAATAATCAAGAAGATGGCAGGTATTATCATGGGCAGAACTACTTCATGTAAGGGGGAAGCTGACAATCCTTCGTAGAGAGAAGATGTTCCTATGATTCCTAAAGCAATAGCTAGCCATCCGGATATTCCAGCTATAGCTATTAGGATAGAGCCGAAAAGAAATTCTTTAGAAGCTTCGTGTTGTCTAAGAAGCTTTTCCTGAGGAGATAGTACGTGTCCTTGAATTTTTTGGAGCGGAATGGAGAACTTTACAGAAGAAGTTTCTTGGAGATTGATCTTCATAAGATTGATTCTAGAGAAAAAGGAATTCTATTAACTCTTGGCGGGTATTTTTTTTACATAAAAAGGAAACCGTTTCTATATCAACGGGATGAATTGAGGCGTTTTTAATGACATATAACTTGTCTGATAGCAGTAAGGCCTCAAAAATGTCATGAGTAATTAAAACTATCGTCGTTCGATTTCTTTTTGCTAAAGAAGTCGTCTCTTTATAGAGAGACTCTTTGATAAGAGGGTCTAATGATGAGAAGGGCTCGTCGAGCAAAAGGACGGGCTTGTTAGACACCAAGCATCTGGCCAGCTC
This is a stretch of genomic DNA from Chlamydiifrater phoenicopteri. It encodes these proteins:
- a CDS encoding disulfide bond formation protein B, with product MSKFSLPLNRLLQQFRFHALYTAWVLACIGTLWSIYYSYIRNIEPCFLCHYQRICLFPLCIILGIASYKDSSEIKDYVLPLPILGFCVAVYQVCLQEIPGMQLDLCGRVSCEAKIFVFGFITIPMASALAFATIAGLLWTAKNKEIKH
- the tgt gene encoding tRNA guanosine(34) transglycosylase Tgt, coding for MALRFIVDKKSRKSRARVGRIETEHGVIHTPAFVPVGTNATLKGVVDHSFIDLMFCNTYHLMIHPGMEVIAAFGGLHKFMNRNAPIITDSGGFQVFSLAYGSVAEELKSRGKRKNSSGILKVTEDGVLFKSYRDGSHIFLSPEVSVESQKILGADIIIPFDELLPYHVSEERLIESCQRTYRWEKRSLDYHLKNPGYQSMYGVIHGGIDPSKRLEGCRFVSENAFDGFAIGGSVGKNKEELFNTVDFTTSNLPEDRPVHLLGIGDEESILGLVSCGIDSFDSAFPTKVARRGFLFSHQGVVKIEKAIYSKDFSPIEEGCPCRACASRISRAYLHHLFKAKEVNYWIWASEHNLMYMARLMEKIRQDILEDRI
- a CDS encoding DUF648 domain-containing protein codes for the protein MQHPQYLLKRSSLFLPLTFQWSTSILNNKQTNFSLLERMVEFVDNFFFLGGEKAFIFIDETNQISCTRIYKNISLKEFGFKVILFLTIVIPIIMLLAKLLLRAFLEKKYAISEALQNPIASIEDLYECSSTLPKPLSQSEKESVLEAHDFLRKTLVKNFERDEKICKDSLDEKGISTSLTQASHRENCWFSLKLLPKYTFLSLGNTVNNNQEIIKRGRTKALEIVSQHHKALLICDSLKLDLIEIPGVKFLKVPEKYSSKSSYPSPKLQNEGLLAFTNMESSPQENIILTTSLKEVSAKEILPALVQLVFFIKSCNGLYCNTLRSGPLSHPLFLLSRNSEDNRYKIVINNLAEVKMGRGLGASFAYLIRNIPKETIPYVLNVILKIYHLEKLDLKEIENLSLQGLSSLSLPTSSYVDSGMFSQLENPIVIEALAQLLHVIDREALIKQHKEKYPSCSCIEHLWDLEPKQPQLLYENLTNSLCTTPTKEKLSPLNQQDLKQSALHHALSIFQAFSIIDSFELLPATHQRAPQMNLLIKKFSNS
- a CDS encoding thioredoxin domain-containing protein, which gives rise to MNKKTLTLLTAAVFLLSAGVMMKIKHSMLPPKIGVKIDVRRFPTIGNLAAPINITLFEEPSCHACEEFSSEVFPKIKKDFIDTGEVSFTLIPVCFIEGSMPAAQSLMCIFHHNSKQPDPEAFVEYFHRILKYRKVEGEEWATPEVLGNLAENLPTNSGRTINSEGLRQCVASNIHRETIKQNNIYATGLMNGQLATPTAIIGGRLIEDPTYDEVSRVVRVLKKKLEKGKDIYE
- a CDS encoding SPW repeat protein encodes the protein MDKETFSNIHRHFRYSLFKINCLFVFLGLWCLASPYTLGYESKTVITSDLCCGCALIFLAALMTFWRPLIYLGALIGIWICCVATFLTNSPVVFANDTLIGFAILLASVSSPSRPKELDVGPSIPEGLQYNPSTYGRRLIILFLVVLSWIQSRHLTASCLGFASGALSLAGLGKCSQELFYIQGLLSISFAVFGAFILSGREKRWHTRPLSVLASGFILLIIAVLTLLPVALGGKTSWACPLCTVMILKQALLIAFSFDEIKATCIYLAKIPSNKQGGMFRVLFRGSEFYNKTLIWEERSLVSASKLLRESFKGLSLPLNLIAVILIAFALAETSQILGISDQMENFLKICSRFVITFSILAFSESLRALRLMNLAFGFGVAITPLLFRLPYGQAGFSIILLSGLTIMALSLRKGRFDSETRS
- a CDS encoding queuosine precursor transporter, with translation MNEGIFFIQMTFLLVAGLIFVYLGRLWVSAWVTFLTLIANIFVTKQVSLFSLDVTATDVYIIGLLTVINLFREFYGAEEARKVLQISWVLSIAYLIASRLHAAMVPSVHDQSQEHFIFLLSPALRLTMASLGALVLSQITEEKTFLFLKKLFRGRFFSARSALSMILSQVVDTVFFCFVGLYGLVAKVDDVIIMSLSAKSLGIILSMPILSFMRGILSSIKDKVQEQSQREISS